A region of Pyxidicoccus parkwaysis DNA encodes the following proteins:
- a CDS encoding DUF4190 domain-containing protein, whose product MSAQPLSQPSVVGASRCYIHPGRPALGTCARCGIFYCDRDHRVVEGKAYCEDCSIRPDVDYLEAFRLKYWGRRDFWAWFVGFGAALHIFSGFSIFTTGAVEAMPLGVFGFLAGVVEVFFWLGVPWARRALIGVPIVFMAVGVMYGGLVAVAFGIFGLLVSIAINMDTRNKLFFKREVSREALQKSWDLYMNNAMARAGLMLGVASLIPGVGIVALACSISGLLQVDPKATPPIGRKGQAIAGIVLGALGTLYWGNFVLSEIFK is encoded by the coding sequence ATGAGCGCACAACCGCTGTCCCAGCCGTCCGTGGTCGGAGCGAGCCGCTGTTACATCCATCCAGGCCGGCCCGCGCTGGGGACCTGTGCCCGGTGCGGCATCTTCTACTGCGACCGGGACCACCGGGTGGTGGAGGGGAAGGCCTACTGCGAGGACTGCTCCATCCGTCCCGACGTGGACTACCTCGAGGCCTTCCGGCTGAAGTACTGGGGCCGGCGCGACTTCTGGGCCTGGTTCGTGGGTTTCGGCGCGGCGCTCCACATCTTCAGCGGCTTCTCCATCTTCACGACGGGAGCGGTCGAGGCGATGCCCCTCGGAGTCTTCGGGTTCCTGGCGGGCGTGGTGGAGGTGTTCTTCTGGCTGGGAGTCCCCTGGGCCCGCCGGGCGCTCATCGGCGTGCCCATCGTCTTCATGGCGGTGGGGGTGATGTACGGGGGACTGGTCGCCGTGGCTTTCGGCATCTTCGGTCTGCTCGTCTCCATCGCCATCAACATGGACACCCGCAACAAGTTGTTCTTCAAGCGGGAGGTCTCTCGCGAGGCGTTGCAGAAGTCGTGGGACCTCTACATGAACAACGCGATGGCACGCGCGGGGCTCATGCTGGGCGTGGCGAGCCTCATCCCCGGCGTCGGCATCGTCGCGCTCGCCTGCTCCATCAGTGGACTGCTGCAGGTGGACCCGAAGGCGACGCCTCCCATTGGAAGGAAGGGAC
- a CDS encoding class I SAM-dependent methyltransferase: MPNLLDLPRQALMDLRSRLSHLPLVNQFPLRNVAPDLLSLSSPAPQDHTLADPERVEVWQRACERYIRPGQAVMDACTGSGLRTFLAASRHPKKLYAVDGSRLLDTAQWVARRNGLEHIDFVRAHPWQYSPPEKVDVLLHELLGDALFDAGLVPRVLDLRTRMLKPGGRILPNRFEVFVEPVQLRDEACIPFIWSQRFPSVDYSCLQTLREAMNPSYFTRVIRSYEVDHLLCDPEPAFAFDLETMAADGLPHRVRYERPVVEEGRVDGFCLFYKVAFDAELSFTVSPLRGQNHAGMTLLRVDSREFERFDTLSFELELVDPSDVRTWRWQFT, encoded by the coding sequence ATGCCGAATCTGCTCGACCTGCCGCGACAGGCATTGATGGACCTGCGTTCACGCCTGAGCCATCTGCCACTGGTCAATCAATTCCCGCTGCGCAACGTGGCTCCGGACCTGCTCTCACTGTCCAGCCCGGCGCCGCAGGACCACACGTTGGCGGACCCCGAGCGCGTGGAAGTCTGGCAGCGGGCCTGTGAGCGGTACATCCGGCCCGGGCAGGCGGTGATGGATGCCTGCACCGGCTCGGGGCTGCGCACCTTCCTGGCGGCCAGCCGCCATCCGAAGAAGCTGTACGCGGTGGACGGCTCGCGCCTTCTGGATACGGCGCAGTGGGTGGCTCGGCGCAACGGGCTGGAGCACATCGACTTCGTGCGCGCGCACCCGTGGCAGTACAGCCCGCCGGAGAAGGTGGACGTGCTGCTGCACGAATTGCTGGGCGACGCGCTCTTCGACGCGGGGCTGGTGCCCAGGGTGCTCGACTTGCGCACCCGCATGCTGAAGCCGGGCGGGCGCATCCTCCCCAACCGCTTCGAGGTCTTCGTGGAGCCGGTGCAGCTCCGCGACGAGGCCTGCATCCCCTTCATCTGGAGCCAGCGCTTCCCGAGCGTGGACTACAGCTGCCTGCAGACGCTGCGCGAGGCGATGAACCCGTCGTACTTCACGCGCGTCATCCGCTCGTACGAGGTGGACCACCTGCTGTGCGACCCGGAGCCCGCCTTCGCCTTCGACCTGGAGACGATGGCCGCGGACGGCCTGCCGCACCGCGTGCGCTATGAGCGGCCGGTGGTGGAGGAGGGCCGCGTGGACGGCTTCTGCCTCTTCTACAAGGTGGCCTTCGACGCGGAGCTGTCCTTCACGGTGTCGCCGCTGCGCGGGCAGAACCACGCGGGCATGACGCTGTTGCGCGTGGACTCGCGCGAGTTCGAGCGCTTCGACACGCTCTCGTTCGAGCTGGAGCTGGTGGACCCGAGCGACGTGCGCACCTGGCGCTGGCAGTTCACCTGA
- a CDS encoding aminotransferase class I/II-fold pyridoxal phosphate-dependent enzyme, whose product MATYPASPRDAFHLLRALSEDLSHPDRRPRALTELRELAEAARNQPETAPLRLVTVTVAVGASQERLELFLLPSIFAPEAWAYTFMEGLLSVPLDEYAGKRLVEVGAGSGWICIALAKFSRLAHVHGADLNPHSPVVARCNAWLNGDEALVSRLSFGESDLLRGVPSDAPWDFVVGCIPQVLRGEGDALPSELSQADEQALYDLSNYCTLQNVYEDHFGLGLIARLLDEAPERLAPGGRLLLNLAGRPGRPIIQRMLTRRGFTTKVRVARRVMQAADTDIRPLVALEQRTGREFEFFMEARSPEPLRAATALGWLQDGHPVWHEVAVWEAQLALPRETLALRASLRELGAASLQEELDLGAASAEQLSFVAELAARLSRGPLMPYAHEAGDASFRRRVVRYLDRYFGLHLAEEELFVAPEREQAVYSLLMATCDAGDEVLVSRNLHPLYARALEKAGVRATVTHTTLEEVRRLLSAFDVKLVLLTVEPGERTNLAVLRDILAETARRGIWVVLDESAFFNITGAVEPHTLFEFLAREPYAPNLVVLYGLIKNAVWPDLELTLLLPVPEPLRADLEVAAEVTYSRISTLAEWFYERTFADLLSFRISFAEPEAPAPRKAPAVPLPRSKRIARLAAFPAFAPRVFREDDPELVRLDYGENEGPLPAPLVEGLIAASAAPRESGSQTGLTEAVAAFLLESRAARYAPEDLAVAPGVWPLIHHLGVALRQRLGRTPRVFLATPCYGVLPPTFASAGCEVEQGPLSGLLARRGQGGVAPDAVVVSQPSNPTGTYLAQEELVALATYVVEQRCLLVSDEIFGLVNLTSPTAETVHSPVTLEGAVPGVGARTVLLGGLSKEFAAGGLRVGWLATRDRALAAAVRDSGPGVLHRVTARAAAYLYAAYARSPDGQLLYPARHRALRSFLAKMRRELAEKRELLAQALPGDGRSDASDAGGLFIAPRMTAWLGREVDGVRLTPENLPAVIYTHTHVVLNGGPWCADAERVRAVFSIPREKLQKASERLLAFGAKLRATKA is encoded by the coding sequence ATGGCTACCTACCCCGCCTCACCTCGCGATGCCTTCCACCTGCTGCGCGCACTGTCGGAGGACCTCTCCCATCCGGACCGTCGCCCACGTGCTTTGACGGAATTGCGCGAGCTGGCGGAGGCCGCGCGCAATCAGCCGGAGACAGCGCCGCTGCGGCTGGTGACGGTGACGGTGGCGGTGGGCGCGTCGCAGGAGCGGCTGGAGCTCTTCCTCCTGCCGTCCATCTTCGCTCCCGAGGCGTGGGCCTACACCTTCATGGAGGGCCTCTTGAGCGTGCCGCTGGACGAGTACGCCGGGAAGCGGCTGGTGGAGGTGGGCGCGGGCTCGGGGTGGATTTGCATCGCGCTGGCGAAGTTCTCGCGGTTGGCGCACGTACACGGCGCGGACCTCAACCCGCACTCGCCGGTGGTGGCGCGCTGCAACGCGTGGCTCAACGGCGACGAGGCGCTGGTGTCGCGCCTGTCCTTCGGGGAGAGCGACTTGTTGCGTGGCGTACCCTCGGACGCGCCGTGGGACTTCGTGGTGGGCTGCATCCCCCAGGTGCTGCGCGGTGAGGGAGACGCGCTGCCCTCCGAGCTGTCCCAGGCCGACGAGCAGGCGCTGTACGACTTGTCCAACTACTGCACGCTGCAGAACGTCTACGAGGACCACTTCGGGCTGGGGCTCATCGCGCGGCTCCTCGACGAGGCGCCGGAGCGGCTGGCACCGGGAGGGCGGCTGCTGCTGAACCTCGCGGGCCGGCCGGGGCGTCCCATCATCCAGCGCATGCTGACCCGGCGCGGCTTCACGACGAAGGTGCGCGTGGCGCGGCGGGTGATGCAGGCGGCGGACACGGACATCCGCCCACTGGTGGCGCTGGAGCAGCGCACCGGGCGCGAGTTCGAGTTCTTCATGGAGGCCCGCAGCCCGGAGCCGCTGCGCGCGGCCACTGCGCTGGGCTGGCTGCAGGACGGCCACCCGGTGTGGCACGAGGTGGCGGTGTGGGAGGCACAGCTCGCGTTGCCTCGCGAGACGCTGGCCCTGCGCGCGTCCCTGCGCGAGCTGGGCGCCGCGTCGCTGCAGGAGGAGTTGGATTTGGGCGCGGCCTCGGCGGAGCAGCTCAGCTTCGTGGCGGAGCTGGCGGCGAGGCTTTCGCGCGGGCCGCTGATGCCGTACGCGCACGAGGCGGGTGACGCGTCCTTCCGCCGCCGCGTGGTGCGCTACCTGGACCGGTACTTCGGCCTGCACCTGGCGGAGGAGGAGCTCTTCGTCGCGCCCGAGCGCGAGCAGGCCGTCTACTCGCTGCTGATGGCCACGTGTGACGCGGGCGACGAGGTGCTGGTGTCGCGCAACCTGCACCCGCTCTACGCGCGGGCGCTGGAGAAGGCGGGCGTACGCGCCACGGTGACGCACACCACGCTGGAGGAGGTGCGGCGGCTGCTGTCCGCCTTCGACGTGAAGCTGGTGCTGCTGACGGTGGAGCCGGGCGAGCGCACCAACCTCGCGGTGCTGCGAGACATCCTCGCGGAGACGGCGCGGCGGGGCATCTGGGTGGTGCTGGACGAGAGCGCCTTCTTCAACATCACCGGCGCGGTGGAGCCCCACACGCTCTTCGAGTTCCTCGCGCGCGAGCCGTACGCGCCGAACCTCGTGGTGCTCTACGGCCTCATCAAGAACGCGGTGTGGCCGGACCTGGAGTTGACGCTGCTGCTCCCCGTGCCGGAGCCGCTGCGCGCGGACCTGGAGGTGGCGGCCGAGGTGACGTACTCGCGCATCAGCACGCTGGCGGAGTGGTTCTACGAGCGCACCTTCGCGGACCTGCTGTCCTTCCGCATCTCCTTCGCGGAGCCGGAAGCCCCCGCGCCGAGGAAGGCCCCGGCGGTGCCGCTGCCGCGCTCGAAGCGCATCGCAAGGCTCGCGGCCTTCCCCGCCTTCGCGCCCAGGGTGTTCCGCGAGGATGACCCGGAGCTGGTGCGGCTGGACTACGGAGAGAATGAAGGGCCGCTGCCCGCGCCGCTGGTGGAGGGCCTCATCGCCGCGAGCGCCGCACCGCGCGAGTCGGGCTCGCAGACGGGACTGACGGAGGCGGTGGCCGCGTTCCTCCTGGAGTCCCGCGCCGCGCGCTATGCACCGGAGGACCTGGCGGTGGCTCCGGGCGTGTGGCCGCTCATCCATCACCTCGGCGTGGCGCTGCGGCAGCGGCTGGGGCGCACGCCTCGCGTGTTCCTCGCCACGCCCTGCTACGGCGTGCTGCCGCCCACCTTCGCGTCCGCTGGATGCGAGGTGGAGCAGGGCCCGCTGTCCGGGCTGCTCGCGCGGCGGGGGCAGGGCGGAGTGGCGCCGGATGCCGTCGTCGTCTCGCAGCCGTCCAACCCCACCGGCACGTACCTCGCACAGGAGGAGCTGGTGGCGCTGGCCACGTACGTGGTGGAGCAGCGCTGCCTCCTGGTGTCGGACGAAATCTTCGGACTGGTGAATCTCACCAGCCCCACGGCGGAGACGGTGCACAGCCCGGTGACGCTGGAGGGCGCGGTGCCCGGCGTGGGCGCTCGCACGGTGCTGCTGGGTGGACTGTCCAAGGAGTTCGCCGCGGGAGGCCTGCGCGTGGGCTGGCTCGCCACGCGTGACAGGGCGCTGGCCGCGGCGGTGCGCGACAGCGGGCCGGGTGTGCTGCACCGGGTGACGGCGCGCGCGGCGGCGTACCTGTACGCGGCCTATGCGCGCAGCCCGGACGGTCAGCTCCTCTATCCGGCGCGGCACCGCGCGCTGCGCTCCTTCCTCGCGAAGATGCGCAGGGAGCTCGCGGAGAAGCGCGAGCTGCTGGCGCAGGCGCTGCCCGGTGACGGGCGCTCGGACGCGAGCGACGCGGGCGGGCTCTTCATCGCCCCGCGCATGACGGCGTGGCTGGGCCGCGAGGTGGACGGCGTGCGCCTCACACCGGAGAACCTGCCCGCGGTCATCTACACGCACACCCACGTGGTGCTCAACGGCGGCCCGTGGTGCGCAGACGCGGAGCGCGTGCGCGCCGTCTTCTCCATCCCCCGTGAGAAGCTGCAGAAGGCGAGCGAGCGGCTGCTGGCCTTCGGCGCGAAGCTGCGTGCCACGAAGGCGTGA
- a CDS encoding rhomboid family intramembrane serine protease, producing MFIFLPLGVDGAELDRLPRVSIGIAAACVLAFLATWVVPSEPLGVGNEDLGRLVEKSLEHSALEVPPVCSQRFLSAQGRALIARARAKAKENDDPNLDVAKRQEQLNARCDELIARADSSLLRRFALVPARGIAQPGWLTYMFLHLGWMHLLGNLLFFYVVGLLLEDAWGRPLFAAFYVAGGLVAGLAHFALEPSSQGVMVGASGAVAACMGAFCLRFSQRRVRVGYFVWVLRIWRGTMPVPGWLWAGLWFGNEVLNFLLWGHDTGVAVMAHIGGFAFGFAGASLMRATRLEERVVAPALAAKEGGWVADPRLTDAQAALDRGDREEARAGFTRVLADHPDQTDAMLTLGRMDLEDGKLPLGMSKVERALSIMAGRASPEAIWLALEQLGTLLPLERLRPATAWRVAQALEGEDAPPGAAPTTEALYVVAGSGSGAVAVRALIRAAELRLAQYKHPEKAGEYLARAKTLLTGDAAALGERVTALEAEVEAALERGGRRGVEPGRPAPAIDAPSLPPRIIPCRILSLSDKALGLESANGQRRTLSVTEVLAVAVGMLPIAGPPGSPPRQTVLTDLVVSWGGGNQGPMVLRINVPGLSLPQLYPGLAQREAFAKLLSDLLEYSNATALPDSTSLREGKYPRFASEAELNQQFYSTGAAAA from the coding sequence ATGTTCATCTTCCTGCCACTGGGTGTGGACGGAGCCGAGCTGGACCGGCTTCCTCGCGTGTCCATCGGCATCGCCGCCGCGTGCGTCCTCGCATTCCTCGCCACCTGGGTCGTCCCCTCCGAGCCGCTGGGCGTGGGCAACGAGGACCTGGGCCGACTGGTGGAGAAGTCCCTCGAACACTCCGCGCTGGAGGTCCCTCCCGTCTGCTCCCAGCGCTTCCTCTCCGCGCAGGGCCGCGCCCTCATCGCAAGGGCGCGCGCGAAGGCCAAGGAGAACGACGACCCCAACCTGGACGTGGCGAAGCGTCAGGAACAACTGAACGCGCGCTGTGATGAGCTGATTGCCAGGGCCGACAGCTCGCTGCTACGCCGCTTCGCGCTGGTGCCCGCGCGTGGCATCGCCCAGCCCGGGTGGCTGACGTACATGTTCCTCCACCTCGGGTGGATGCACCTGCTGGGCAACCTGCTCTTCTTCTACGTCGTGGGCCTGCTGCTCGAGGACGCGTGGGGCCGGCCCCTCTTCGCGGCCTTCTACGTGGCGGGGGGACTGGTGGCCGGCCTCGCCCACTTCGCGCTGGAGCCCTCGTCGCAGGGAGTCATGGTGGGTGCGTCCGGCGCAGTGGCCGCGTGCATGGGCGCGTTCTGCCTGCGCTTCTCACAGCGCCGGGTCCGCGTGGGCTACTTCGTCTGGGTGCTGCGCATCTGGCGCGGCACCATGCCCGTGCCCGGCTGGCTGTGGGCGGGCCTGTGGTTCGGCAACGAGGTGCTGAACTTCCTCCTCTGGGGCCACGACACGGGCGTGGCGGTGATGGCCCACATCGGCGGCTTTGCCTTCGGCTTCGCGGGGGCCTCGCTGATGCGGGCCACGCGGCTGGAGGAGCGCGTGGTGGCGCCCGCGCTGGCGGCGAAGGAGGGCGGCTGGGTGGCGGACCCGCGCCTCACGGACGCGCAGGCCGCGCTGGACCGCGGAGACCGCGAGGAAGCGCGAGCGGGCTTCACGCGCGTGCTGGCCGACCATCCGGACCAGACGGATGCGATGCTCACGCTGGGCCGGATGGACCTTGAGGATGGAAAGCTCCCGCTCGGCATGTCGAAGGTGGAGCGCGCGCTGAGCATCATGGCCGGGCGCGCGTCGCCCGAGGCCATCTGGCTGGCGCTGGAGCAGCTCGGAACGCTGCTTCCGCTGGAGCGGCTGCGCCCCGCGACGGCCTGGCGCGTGGCGCAGGCGCTGGAGGGTGAGGATGCTCCTCCCGGCGCGGCGCCAACGACGGAGGCGCTGTACGTGGTTGCCGGCTCGGGCTCGGGCGCCGTCGCGGTGCGTGCGCTCATCCGGGCGGCGGAGTTGCGGCTGGCGCAGTACAAGCACCCTGAGAAGGCAGGCGAGTACCTGGCCCGCGCGAAGACGCTGCTGACGGGTGACGCCGCTGCGCTGGGCGAGCGCGTGACAGCGCTGGAGGCGGAGGTGGAGGCCGCGCTGGAGCGGGGCGGCCGGCGTGGCGTGGAGCCGGGACGTCCCGCGCCGGCCATCGACGCACCCTCGCTGCCTCCACGCATCATCCCCTGCCGCATCCTGAGTCTGAGCGACAAGGCACTCGGCCTGGAGTCCGCCAACGGCCAGCGCCGCACGCTCTCGGTGACGGAGGTGCTGGCGGTCGCTGTCGGCATGCTGCCCATCGCCGGGCCTCCGGGCTCGCCGCCCCGGCAGACGGTGCTCACGGACCTCGTCGTGTCCTGGGGCGGCGGCAACCAGGGGCCGATGGTCCTTCGCATCAACGTCCCGGGGCTCTCGCTGCCGCAGCTCTACCCGGGCCTCGCGCAGCGCGAGGCGTTCGCGAAGCTGCTCTCAGACTTGCTGGAGTACTCCAACGCCACCGCGCTGCCGGACAGCACCTCGCTGCGCGAGGGCAAGTACCCGAGGTTCGCCAGCGAGGCCGAGCTGAACCAGCAGTTCTACAGCACGGGCGCCGCCGCGGCCTGA
- a CDS encoding site-2 protease family protein: MRAARGSLQVGAFRGIPIRVHFSLLLILPLLAISFGGAFRRAAEVAKVPPERLLGSPLLWGLGVAVGLFCSVLVHELAHTVYAMARGGRVRSITLMMVGGVSELSEAPPRPRDEALMALVGPLTSLFLAALFGAATWLLQDTRSFNLQFACFYLGSLNLFLGAFNLLPAFPMDGGRIVRASLTGRLGAVRATRVASLMGRGFAVLFGLYGAFVLNPFLMVIAVFIYMGAEGEARQVRMKETLTRVPVSALMTPRLAGVEASSSLWEAMWALRQARRLALPVTEGDRPVGWVWLEPVRQVPEGERAMRTTRELMRPVVVVGMDEDGWTALRRMAEEEVPHLAVVAADGALVGTLDFADVQRGLELYEARAERAGREQRGFRQERPA; encoded by the coding sequence ATGCGCGCTGCGCGGGGGTCTTTGCAGGTGGGCGCGTTCCGCGGCATTCCCATCCGCGTCCACTTCTCGCTGTTGCTGATTCTTCCCCTGCTGGCCATCAGCTTCGGAGGCGCCTTCCGCCGGGCGGCGGAAGTGGCCAAGGTTCCGCCAGAGCGGCTGCTCGGCTCGCCCCTGCTGTGGGGGCTGGGCGTCGCGGTGGGGTTGTTCTGCTCCGTGCTGGTGCACGAGCTGGCGCACACCGTCTACGCCATGGCCCGGGGCGGGCGGGTGCGGTCGATTACGCTGATGATGGTGGGCGGCGTGTCGGAGCTGTCGGAGGCGCCGCCGCGCCCGAGGGACGAGGCGCTGATGGCGCTGGTGGGGCCGCTCACCAGCCTGTTCCTTGCGGCCCTCTTCGGAGCAGCGACGTGGCTGTTGCAGGACACGCGCTCGTTCAATCTCCAGTTCGCGTGCTTCTACCTGGGGAGCCTCAACCTCTTCCTGGGCGCGTTCAACCTGCTGCCCGCGTTCCCCATGGATGGAGGGCGCATCGTCCGCGCCTCGCTGACGGGACGGCTGGGAGCGGTGCGCGCGACGCGGGTGGCGTCGCTGATGGGGCGGGGCTTCGCGGTGCTGTTCGGGTTGTATGGCGCGTTCGTCCTCAACCCGTTCCTGATGGTGATTGCGGTGTTCATCTACATGGGCGCGGAGGGCGAGGCGCGGCAGGTGCGGATGAAGGAGACGCTGACGCGCGTGCCGGTGTCGGCGCTGATGACGCCGAGGCTCGCGGGCGTGGAGGCGTCGTCGTCGCTGTGGGAGGCCATGTGGGCGCTGCGGCAGGCGCGGCGGCTGGCGCTGCCGGTGACGGAGGGAGACCGGCCGGTGGGCTGGGTATGGCTGGAGCCGGTGCGGCAGGTGCCGGAGGGCGAGCGGGCCATGCGCACCACGCGCGAGCTGATGCGGCCGGTGGTGGTGGTGGGAATGGACGAGGATGGATGGACCGCGCTGCGGCGGATGGCGGAGGAGGAGGTGCCGCACCTCGCCGTGGTGGCGGCGGATGGGGCGCTGGTGGGCACGCTGGACTTCGCGGACGTGCAGCGCGGGCTGGAGTTGTACGAGGCGCGCGCGGAGCGTGCCGGACGCGAGCAGCGGGGCTTCCGGCAGGAGCGGCCAGCGTGA
- a CDS encoding Coq4 family protein, whose protein sequence is MRNPLAYARTAWRMAHALRDPEQLQDILELAAVLAPPAAMTRLVERLMQHDSAAEAFVERPRVGYLHLASLLHLPEGSLGRAYADHLVENGLDPDALPALEAHTDEEYVRAHMLESHDVWHVLTGFPTDVAGELGVQAFSLAQVGSPFALGILTGGLANTLLYAFSERDVRMRAIVRGWILGRRARLLFGAPWRRMWELPLVEVRGRYALDLAAVDAVLPGSAYPGQSC, encoded by the coding sequence ATGCGCAACCCCCTCGCGTATGCCCGGACGGCGTGGCGCATGGCCCACGCGCTCCGGGACCCGGAGCAGCTCCAGGACATCCTGGAGCTGGCCGCGGTGCTGGCACCGCCCGCCGCCATGACGCGGCTGGTGGAGCGGCTGATGCAACATGACTCCGCCGCCGAGGCCTTCGTCGAGCGCCCGCGCGTGGGCTACCTCCACCTCGCCTCGCTGCTCCACCTCCCCGAGGGCTCGCTGGGCCGCGCCTACGCGGACCACCTCGTGGAGAACGGGCTGGACCCGGACGCCCTCCCCGCCCTGGAGGCCCACACGGACGAGGAGTACGTCCGGGCCCACATGCTGGAGTCCCACGACGTCTGGCACGTCCTCACCGGCTTCCCCACCGACGTGGCCGGAGAGCTGGGCGTCCAGGCCTTCAGCCTCGCCCAGGTGGGCAGCCCCTTCGCCCTGGGCATCCTCACAGGCGGGCTCGCCAACACCCTCCTCTACGCCTTCTCCGAGCGGGACGTGCGCATGCGCGCCATCGTCCGGGGGTGGATATTGGGCCGCAGGGCCCGCCTCCTCTTTGGCGCGCCGTGGCGACGGATGTGGGAGCTACCCCTGGTGGAGGTGCGGGGGCGGTATGCCCTGGACCTGGCCGCGGTGGACGCCGTGCTTCCAGGGAGCGCGTACCCCGGCCAATCGTGCTAG
- a CDS encoding acyl-CoA carboxylase subunit beta, with product MDETSENPLRARLQQLEKQAELGGGADRIAKQHEAGKLTARERIDLLLDPGSFCELDKFVTHRSSDFGMGDKKIPGDGVVTGYGTVEGRKVFVFAQDFTVFGGSLSGAYAQKICKIMDLATRVGAPVIGLNDSGGARIQEGVESLAGYADIFLRNTLASGVVPQISLIMGPCAGGAVYSPAITDFIMMVKDTSYMFITGPDVIKTVTHEEVTKEALGGALTHNQKSGVAHFAAENEQAAIVMTRELLSFLPSNNQEEPPAQPCDDDPFRAEASLKDIVPSNPNKPYDIKDVIKAVVDNKHFFEVQDQYAKNIVIGFARMNGKSVGIVANQPAVLAGVLDIDASVKAARFVRFCDCFNIPLITFVDVPGFLPGTSQEWGGIITHGAKLLYAYAEATVPKVTIITRKAYGGAYDVMASKHIRADMNFAWPTAEIAVMGPEGAVNIIFRNELLKASDAAAERAKLTAEYREKFANPFKAAELGYIDEVIRPEDTRARIIRALEMLKDKRQENLPRKHGNIPL from the coding sequence ATGGACGAGACCTCCGAGAACCCCCTTCGCGCACGGCTCCAGCAGCTGGAGAAGCAGGCCGAGCTGGGCGGCGGCGCCGACCGCATCGCCAAGCAGCACGAGGCCGGCAAGCTCACCGCGCGCGAGCGCATCGACCTGCTGCTCGACCCGGGCTCCTTCTGCGAGCTGGACAAGTTCGTCACCCACCGCTCGAGCGACTTCGGCATGGGCGACAAGAAGATTCCCGGTGACGGCGTCGTCACCGGCTACGGCACCGTGGAGGGCCGCAAGGTCTTCGTCTTCGCCCAGGACTTCACTGTCTTCGGCGGCTCGCTGTCCGGGGCCTACGCGCAGAAGATCTGCAAAATCATGGACCTCGCCACCCGCGTGGGTGCGCCCGTCATCGGCCTGAATGACTCGGGCGGCGCGCGCATCCAGGAGGGCGTGGAGAGCCTCGCCGGCTACGCGGACATCTTCCTGCGCAACACGCTGGCGTCCGGCGTCGTCCCCCAGATTTCCCTCATCATGGGCCCGTGCGCGGGCGGCGCGGTGTACTCGCCGGCCATCACCGACTTCATCATGATGGTGAAGGACACCTCCTACATGTTCATCACCGGCCCGGACGTCATCAAGACGGTGACGCACGAGGAGGTGACGAAGGAGGCGCTGGGCGGCGCGCTCACGCACAACCAGAAGTCCGGCGTTGCACACTTCGCGGCGGAGAACGAGCAGGCCGCCATCGTCATGACGCGCGAGCTGCTGTCGTTCCTGCCCTCCAACAACCAGGAGGAGCCGCCCGCGCAGCCGTGTGACGACGACCCGTTCCGGGCCGAGGCGTCGCTCAAGGACATCGTCCCGAGCAACCCCAACAAGCCCTACGACATCAAGGACGTCATCAAGGCCGTCGTCGACAACAAGCACTTCTTCGAGGTGCAGGACCAGTACGCGAAGAACATCGTCATCGGCTTCGCGCGCATGAACGGCAAGAGCGTGGGCATCGTCGCCAACCAGCCCGCGGTGCTGGCCGGCGTGCTGGACATCGACGCGAGCGTGAAGGCCGCGCGCTTCGTGCGCTTCTGCGACTGCTTCAACATCCCCCTCATCACCTTCGTGGACGTGCCCGGCTTCCTCCCCGGCACCTCGCAGGAGTGGGGCGGCATCATCACCCACGGCGCCAAGCTGCTCTACGCGTACGCCGAGGCCACCGTCCCCAAGGTCACCATCATCACCCGCAAGGCCTACGGCGGCGCCTATGACGTCATGGCGTCCAAGCACATCCGCGCGGACATGAACTTCGCCTGGCCCACGGCCGAAATCGCCGTCATGGGCCCCGAGGGCGCGGTGAACATCATCTTCCGCAACGAGCTGCTCAAGGCCTCCGACGCCGCCGCCGAGCGCGCGAAGCTCACCGCCGAGTACCGCGAGAAGTTCGCCAACCCGTTCAAGGCGGCGGAGCTGGGCTACATCGACGAGGTCATCCGTCCCGAGGACACCCGCGCGCGCATCATCCGCGCCCTGGAGATGCTGAAGGACAAGCGCCAGGAGAATCTGCCGCGCAAGCACGGCAACATCCCGCTGTAG